A genomic window from Solanum dulcamara chromosome 11, daSolDulc1.2, whole genome shotgun sequence includes:
- the LOC129872689 gene encoding stigma-specific STIG1-like protein 1, producing MAILSVASSVDKLEEEKEMSSVKDDNMVESFEVPLNETDESSSSIIRGASRFLLAHKSPYYKSKIIQKRMKCNKNPRICRAKGSPGPFCCKKKCVNVFADRQNCGYCGKKCRYNETCCKGKCVNTLFHKRHCGGCGNKCQQGSACVYGMCSYAN from the coding sequence ATGGCTATACTTTCAGTAGCCTCGTCGGTGGAtaaattagaagaagaaaaagaaatgtcGTCCgtaaaagatgacaatatggtTGAATCATTTGAAGTTCCTTTGAATGAAACTGATGAAAGTTCATCATCCATTATTCGAGGGGCTAGTCGTTTTCTTCTAGCACATAAATCACCTTATTACAAGTCGAAAATCATACAAAAACGTATGAAATGTAACAAGAACCCTAGAATATGTCGTGCCAAAGGTAGTCCGGGGCCATTTTGCTGCAAAAAGAAGTGTGTAAACGTGTTTGCAGACAGACAAAATTGTGGATATTGTGGGAAGAAATGCAGGTATAATGAGACTTGTTGTAAAGGGAAGTGTGTTAACACATTGTTTCACAAGAGGCATTGTGGAGGTTGCGGTAACAAGTGCCAGCAGGGAAGTGCTTGTGTCTATGGAATGTGCAGCTATGCAAATTAA